A window of the Loxodonta africana isolate mLoxAfr1 chromosome 3, mLoxAfr1.hap2, whole genome shotgun sequence genome harbors these coding sequences:
- the S100A11 gene encoding protein S100-A11 has translation MAKISSPTETERCIESLIAVFQKYAGQDGKNLTLSKREFLNFMNTELAAFTKNQKDPGVLDRMMKKLDLNSDGQLDFQEFLNLIGGLAQACHDSFMRRPH, from the exons ATG GCAAAGATCTCTAGCCCCACGGAGACCGAGCGGTGCATCGAGTCCCTGATTGCCGTTTTCCAGAAGTACGCTGGACAGGATGGTAAAAACCTTACCCTCTCCAAGAGGGAGTTCCTGAACTTCATGAATACAGAACTGGCTGCCTTCACAAAG AACCAGAAGGACCCTGGTGTCCTTGACCGCATGATGAAGAAACTGGACCTCAACTCTGATGGGCAGCTAGATTTCCAGGAATTTCTTAATCTTATCGGCGGCCTTGCTCAGGCTTGCCATGACTCCTTCATGAGACGTCCCCACTAG